A stretch of the Capsicum annuum cultivar UCD-10X-F1 chromosome 10, UCD10Xv1.1, whole genome shotgun sequence genome encodes the following:
- the LOC124888116 gene encoding transcription factor bHLH162-like, giving the protein MESCLKSKSAPKLERKYVEKNRRKHMKNLYNQLHSMIPAHASTSKAKMTVPDQIDAAVNYIESLKMNLEKSKQHLKELKLGPKRAQSLNATNEPGPSTKSPTQIEFHEMGLDVVVVLITGLDNIATFNNIIRLCHREEGVEVVSTSFKLNGDSTLQIYRETMVSNKYTHRHNI; this is encoded by the exons ATGGAAAGTTGCTTGAAGTCTAAATCAGCTCCAAAATTGGAAAGGAAATATGTGGAGAAAAATAGAAGGAAACATATGAAGAATCTCTATAATCAACTTCATTCCATGATCCCTGCTCATGCCTCTACCTCTAAG GCAAAAATGACGGTGCCTGATCAAATAGATGCAGCAGTGAATTACATAGAAAGCTTGAAAATGAATTTGGAGAAGAGCAAGCAACACTTGAAAGAATTAAAATTGGGCCCAAAGAGGGCCCAATCACTCAATGCAACCAATGAGCCCGGCCCAAGCACCAAGTCACCAACTCAAATAGAATTCCATGAAATGGGCCTAGACGTGGTTGTGGTTTTAATAACTGGCCTTGATAACATAGCCACTTTTAATAACATCATTCGATTATGTCATCGTGAGGAAGGTGTTGAAGTTGTGTCTACCAGCTTTAAACTCAATGGAGACTCAACTCTGCAGATTTATCGTGAAACTATGGTAAGTAACAAATATACACATAGGCATAATATCTAA